One genomic region from Salvelinus fontinalis isolate EN_2023a chromosome 18, ASM2944872v1, whole genome shotgun sequence encodes:
- the cdk18 gene encoding cyclin-dependent kinase 18 — protein sequence MNKMKNFKRRFSLSVPRTETIEENEFTEQINQLNIQHTQALTPDSLTLPSLHPEASPSPVSPEPATPGAQSPSQLQYRSKAPHRRFSMEDVSKRMSLPMDIRLPPEFLKKLQMEREMESENNSPPCKPLSRMSRRASLSDIGFGKLETYVKLGKLGEGTYATVFKGRSKLTENLVALKEIRLEHEEGAPCTAIREVSLLKNLKHANIVTLHDIIHTERSLTLVFEYLDSDLKQYLDNCGNLMSMNNVKIFMFQLLRGLSYCHKRKILHRDLKPQNLLINDKGELKLADFGLARAKSVPTKTYSNEVVTLWYRPPEVLLGTTEYSTPIDMWGVGCILFEMATGRPMFPGSSVKEELHLVFRIIGTPKEDSWPGISNNDEFRSYMFPEYRPQPLINHVPRLDTEGIDMLTALLLYDTRTRVTAEASLRHPYFLSLGENIHSLADTSSVFSLREIKLQKDPGHRSSVFQPPGRGKNRRQSIF from the exons CACTGACTCCAGACAGCCTGACCCTACCGTCACTGCACCCTGAGGCCAGTCCCAGTCCAGTGAGCCCTGAGCCAGCCACACCCGGAGCACAGTCCCCCTCCCAGCTCCAGTACCGCAGCAAAGCACCACACCGACGCTTCTCAATGGAa GACGTGAGTAAGCGTATGTCTCTGCCCATGGACATCCGCCTTCCTCCGGAGTTCCTCAAGAAGctgcagatggagagagagatggagagtgagaacAACTCTCCTCCCTGCAAACCCCTCAGCCGCATGTCTCGACGGGCTTCACTG TCTGACATTGGCTTTGGAAAGCTGGAGACGTACGTGAAACTGGGCAAACTGGGAGAG GGGACGTATGCCACCGTTTTTAAGGGGCGGAGCAAACTGACAGAGAACCTGGTGGCGCTGAAAGAGATTAGGCTAGAGCACGAGGAGGGAGCGCCCTGTACAGCTATCAGAGAAG tgTCTTTACTGAAGAACCTAAAACACGCCAACATTGTCACACTGCATGACATCATACACACAGAACGCTCCCTCACTCTTGTCTTTGAGTACCTG gaCAGTGATCTGAAACAGTACCTGGACAACTGTGGAAACCTGATGAGCATGAACAACGTCAAG atcttTATGTTCCAGTTGTTACGTGGTCTGTCCTACTGCCATAAGAGGAAGATCCTTCACAGAGACCTCAAACCTCAGAACCTGCTCATCAACGACAAGGGAGAGCTCAAACTAGCTGACTTTG GTCTGGCACGGGCCAAGTCTGTCCCCACTAAGACCTACTCCAACGAGGTGGTGACTCTATGGTACCGCCCCCCTGAAGTACTTCTGGGTACCACAGAGTACTCTACACCCATCGACATGTG GGGCGTGGGCTGTATTCTATTTGAGATGGCGACAGGTCGTCCCATGTTCCCCGGCTCCTCAGTGAAAGAGGAGCTGCACTTAGTCTTCAGAATCATTG gtaCCCCAAAAGAGGACAGCTGGCCAGGTATCTCCAATAATGATGAGTTCAGATCCTACATGTTCCCCGAGTACAGACCTCAGCCACTCATCAACCACGTGCCTAG GCTGGATACTGAGGGGATTGACATGCTAACTGCTTTACTCCTG TATGACACTAGGACCAGAGTCACAGCTGAAGCATCTCTTAGACACCCCTACTTCCTCAGCCTGGGAGAGAACATCCACAGTCTTGCagaca cctcctctgtgttttctctcagaGAAATTAAACTGCAGAAAGACCCAGGCCACCGCAGCTCAGTGTTCCAGCCTCcag GTCGGGGGAAGAACAGAAGGCAGAGCATATTCTAA